Within the Streptomyces sp. NBC_00353 genome, the region CGTTCGGGCAGGTCGGCATGTCGGCGCTTCCCCCTCTCCTCGTCCGGCCCCGGGGGCCGTCATCTCTGTTGCTTCGCCAGGTCGCCGAGCCGGCCGGCTGCCGGTCGGCCATCAGGTCATTTCTTCACGCGAACGGTCTTGGTGGAGCGCGTTTCGAGGGTCATCTCGTCGGCCTCCGCCACCTTCGCCTTCAGTCGCACAGTACCTGTCGCCGCATCGACGACGTCCACCACCTTCGAAAGCAGTTTCGCAGTGTCAGCGTTCCCGGAGGCCGAAGCCAGCTGCACCGCACGGCCCAATTTCGCCGTCGCGCCGTCGAAGTCTCCCGACTTGCGCGCTTCGAGCCCCTGTTGGATGACTTGTGCCAGTTCCGCCTGCCCCGTGTAGTGCGCGACCTGCGGATTGATCGAGGTGGACGCCACCATGTCGTCGGTCCACACCGCCCGCACCAACCCCTGCGAAAGCGTCTGCGGAGCCGCCGTCCCCGACGGGTCGGGGAGGATCAAGGAGACACGGGCCGCGAGCATTTCCTGCCCGATCCCGGCCTCCGGCACCTGTACACACACGTGGTAGTCGCGGGACTCGTCGCCCCAGGACCCGGTCGGGTAGTCCCCGGCGCGCGGGCCCGCGTCGGTGCGGCGGTCGGTCAGCTCGGCGACCGTCGGCGCGACCTGTTTCACGAACTTGATCTCGACTCCGACGGGCGTCCAGAGCCGCAGCGCCACGTCCGCGACCTCCTTGCCCATCGCGTTCTCCATCATCTGCGTGAAGTCCGCGGCGAGCCCCGCCGGATCGGCGACGATGTCCACGGTGCCGAGCAGCGCGGAGGCTATGGCTGTGACTTCTTTCACCTCCCAGTCGGTGCCGACACCGCGGGCGTCACAGGTGAAGCGGCCCGCGCACGCCTCGAGCGCGTCCCGCAGGTCCTGGGGCGACTCGTGCTCGTTGCGGCCGTCGGTGAGAAGGATCCCGTGCCGGATGTCCACATCGGCGGCGCCGAGCAGCCGGTCGGCAAGCCGCAGCCAGGTGCCGATCGCCGTACCGCCGCCCGCACTGAGCCGACGCAGCGCCTCCTTGGCCTGGGCCCTGGTCTGTGCGTCGGCGGTGGCGAGGCGGCCGTTGCCCGGGTAGACCTCCTTGGCGACGTGGGTACCGCCGACCACGGCGAACGACGTGCCGTCGCGCAGGGTGTCGATGGCCGCGGCCGTCGCGTCCCGGGCGTTGCGCATCTTCGTCGGCGGATAGTCCATCGAACCGGAACAG harbors:
- a CDS encoding vWA domain-containing protein, which codes for MANFSKSHVPQFSVEVYQNEYLPEGGREVNAIVTVTSTGGGTTGGVPLTGATASPAHVPGQGPNAAVVIMVDCSGSMDYPPTKMRNARDATAAAIDTLRDGTSFAVVGGTHVAKEVYPGNGRLATADAQTRAQAKEALRRLSAGGGTAIGTWLRLADRLLGAADVDIRHGILLTDGRNEHESPQDLRDALEACAGRFTCDARGVGTDWEVKEVTAIASALLGTVDIVADPAGLAADFTQMMENAMGKEVADVALRLWTPVGVEIKFVKQVAPTVAELTDRRTDAGPRAGDYPTGSWGDESRDYHVCVQVPEAGIGQEMLAARVSLILPDPSGTAAPQTLSQGLVRAVWTDDMVASTSINPQVAHYTGQAELAQVIQQGLEARKSGDFDGATAKLGRAVQLASASGNADTAKLLSKVVDVVDAATGTVRLKAKVAEADEMTLETRSTKTVRVKK